TTCGCCCGCCAGCTGCTCCAGCTTTTGAACGCAGGCCAATACATCCTCCCGCATATAGCTGTTAATGACGAAGTTCGTGCGATCGTTGGCTGCGCGACTGCCTGAAGGTGCAGCTTGTCCCGGTTTGTATTTACCCGTTAATACGCCCTGCGCCAATGGAGAGAACACCACTTGCCCAAGGCCTTCACTTTCGCTTACCGGCAGCACTTCCTTCTCGATATAACGCTCAATCATATTGTAGATCGGCTGGTTGGAGACTAGCGGGCGAAGACCAAGGCGTTTGCCGATTCCAACCGCATCGGTGATTTGCGCGCCAGTCCACTCGCTGATGCCCGCATAGAGAATTTTGCCGGATGCAACCAGATCGTCTAATGCACGAAGAGTCTCTTCTACCGGGGTCTCCGGGTCATAGCGGTGGCACTGGTATAGGTCAATATAATCCGTGCCGAGACGTTTTAAGCTGGCATCGCATTGCTCCATAATATGTTTTCGCGACAATCCGCGGTCATTAGGGCCGGCATCCATCGGAAAATACACCTTGGTAGCCAGTACGTAGCTGCTGCGCCGGAATTCCTTAAGCGCTTCGCCCATTACTTTTTCGGCCTCTCCCCGGTTGTAGGCATTTGCCGTATCGAAGAAGTTAATTCCGTTCTCATACGCATACCGGATACATTCTCTTGCCGTATCTTTCTCCGTTGCGTCGCCGTAAGTAAGCCAGCTTCCAAGACCAATTTCGCTAACCTTTAATCCGCTGCTGCCGAGTCTTCTGTATTTCATCCGTTGACTCCTCCTCGCCTGATCTCTATCAAGGCTAAGTGTAAGGCAGTCCGTATTCTTTTTAAAGTAGTGAATGTTTTTTTAATTTATTATTTCTATTATATATACTATACTGAAGGTAACTTTGGCTCGTTAAGAAAGAAAGGAGCTTTAATGATCATGAACGCGAATAATTACATTCCGAAGGAACCTGAAACGATTGAGTGCAATATCGAGAAAACGCTGGACGTTATAGGCGGCAAATGGGCTTTTCTTGTGATCAGAGAGTTATTCTGCGGTACAAAAAGATTCGGGGAGCTTCAGCGTCTGATTCCGGCGGTTAGTCCGCGGGCACTGACCAGTACGCTTCGCCATCTAGAGGAAAAAGGCGTGCTTGAACGGCATGTATTCCCTACCGTACCCGTGACGGTTGAATATACGCTTACGCCAAAAGGCGAAGACCTGCATGCGATTCTGAAGCAAATGAAGCTGTGGGCAGCCAAATGGACTTAACAATTTCTTACTTTTACTTGCTTTTTCTGGCGAGTGATTGTATACTATAAAAGTTGT
This region of Paenibacillus sp. JDR-2 genomic DNA includes:
- a CDS encoding aldo/keto reductase family protein translates to MKYRRLGSSGLKVSEIGLGSWLTYGDATEKDTARECIRYAYENGINFFDTANAYNRGEAEKVMGEALKEFRRSSYVLATKVYFPMDAGPNDRGLSRKHIMEQCDASLKRLGTDYIDLYQCHRYDPETPVEETLRALDDLVASGKILYAGISEWTGAQITDAVGIGKRLGLRPLVSNQPIYNMIERYIEKEVLPVSESEGLGQVVFSPLAQGVLTGKYKPGQAAPSGSRAANDRTNFVINSYMREDVLACVQKLEQLAGEIGGTLSQFALAWVLRQPGVSSAIIGSSRPSQIEQNLAAVDLVLTDEVLTRAHEILSEIEGFAPLR
- a CDS encoding winged helix-turn-helix transcriptional regulator: MIMNANNYIPKEPETIECNIEKTLDVIGGKWAFLVIRELFCGTKRFGELQRLIPAVSPRALTSTLRHLEEKGVLERHVFPTVPVTVEYTLTPKGEDLHAILKQMKLWAAKWT